One genomic region from Sulfurospirillum oryzae encodes:
- a CDS encoding acetyltransferase gives MKSIYIYGASGHGLVVADIAKANGYTNIIFIDDGDNAYQTFEEIKNKNDIPLALGIGSNKIRKSIYKKAIQYGFDVITLVHPSAIISTSTKIDAGTVVMPNVVVNACSSIGKGVILNTACVIDHENIIEDFVHISPNVALAGNVIVNSNTHIGIGTSVIQGLIIGENCIIGAGSVVVKNIAKNYLAYGNPCIAIKEINE, from the coding sequence GTGAAAAGTATTTATATTTATGGTGCAAGTGGACATGGCCTTGTTGTCGCAGATATTGCAAAAGCAAATGGTTATACCAATATTATATTTATAGATGATGGTGATAATGCATACCAAACATTCGAAGAAATAAAAAATAAAAATGATATACCTTTAGCTCTAGGAATTGGTTCAAATAAAATAAGAAAATCTATTTATAAAAAAGCTATACAGTATGGTTTTGATGTTATAACACTTGTTCACCCAAGTGCGATAATCTCAACTAGCACTAAGATTGATGCAGGGACTGTTGTGATGCCAAATGTTGTCGTTAATGCTTGCTCCTCAATTGGGAAAGGAGTTATTTTAAATACAGCATGTGTGATTGATCATGAAAATATTATAGAAGATTTTGTACATATATCACCAAATGTAGCTCTTGCTGGGAATGTTATTGTAAATTCAAATACTCATATTGGGATTGGTACATCGGTTATTCAAGGTCTAATCATAGGCGAAAATTGTATAATTGGCGCTGGATCTGTAGTTGTAAAAAATATTGCAAAGAATTATCTAGCTTATGGTAATCCATGCATCGCTATCAAGGAAATCAATGAATAA
- a CDS encoding sugar transferase, giving the protein MLKRIFDVLLAFILILFLCPIYILVSLLIFMAIGRPIIFRQLRPGYKGKIFCIYKFCTMTNEKNNDGELLPDEKRLKGIGKLIRSTSLDELPQLFNVLKGDMSFVGPRPLLVEYLPFYNDEQKRRHDVMPGITGWAQVNGRNAISWEEKFNYDVWYVDNQSFLLDMKILWMTFLKVLKRSGVSSGSSVTMEKFKGSK; this is encoded by the coding sequence ATGTTGAAAAGAATATTTGATGTTTTATTGGCATTTATTTTGATATTATTTTTGTGCCCAATCTATATTCTTGTGAGTTTACTTATTTTTATGGCTATAGGAAGACCTATTATTTTTCGACAACTCCGTCCAGGTTACAAAGGAAAAATATTTTGTATTTATAAATTTTGTACCATGACTAATGAAAAAAATAACGATGGAGAACTATTACCTGATGAAAAAAGATTAAAAGGTATAGGTAAATTGATAAGAAGCACAAGTTTGGATGAACTACCTCAGCTTTTTAATGTTTTAAAAGGCGATATGAGTTTTGTAGGGCCTAGGCCTCTTCTTGTTGAGTATCTACCATTTTATAATGATGAACAAAAAAGAAGGCATGATGTTATGCCTGGTATTACTGGGTGGGCACAAGTGAATGGTCGAAATGCTATTTCTTGGGAAGAAAAATTTAATTATGATGTGTGGTATGTTGATAACCAATCATTTTTACTTGATATGAAAATACTCTGGATGACATTTTTGAAAGTTTTAAAAAGAAGCGGTGTTTCCTCTGGTTCATCTGTAACAATGGAAAAATTTAAAGGTTCTAAATAA
- a CDS encoding oligosaccharide flippase family protein: MIKIFLNSSFIYMIGALSRGVTILLVPLYTRFFSPAEYGIIEIFAVLGSFVSLTVALEISQAVARFYHEILDIKEKISYVSTALIFSFLAYMSYLLFSFIFADYLVILFLDNISYKNIFYFANIAIVTSGLFYFLQNQLKWQMQATDFVISGIIQLFSTAGITIYLLAIYNMGLQAVFLGQILGNLLSMLWSWYNARENYYLIFSLKHLHKMLSFSFPLIFSSIAVFVALYVDRILIREILGLEKLGIYGVAYRFASIVGILLVGVNSSLTPLIYKHYNEDSTPFNISKIFNIFSLCALLLISCSLLFSKEIIFLFTTEKYYSAMVLITPLIISLFFSNMYVFTPGLSLFKKTKLIAFISILSAFINVILNYIFIYFLDLYGATIGGMIGSIIIFIIHMKFSQKYYMIPFDWNRIMFCFFLTCVGGYSMQIIFDKITMLNILLKIGYLVLFGTAINYLLLKTLPFKRIYNIMKEWIK; this comes from the coding sequence TATGGAATTATAGAAATTTTTGCAGTTCTAGGAAGTTTTGTGAGTCTAACTGTAGCTTTGGAAATATCTCAGGCAGTAGCTAGATTTTATCATGAAATTCTTGATATAAAAGAGAAAATAAGTTACGTTTCTACTGCTTTAATATTTAGCTTTTTAGCTTACATGAGTTATCTGTTATTTTCATTTATATTTGCGGATTATTTAGTGATTCTTTTTTTGGATAATATTTCATATAAAAATATTTTTTACTTTGCAAATATTGCAATTGTGACATCAGGACTTTTTTACTTTTTACAAAATCAACTAAAGTGGCAAATGCAAGCAACAGATTTTGTCATCTCAGGAATAATACAACTTTTTTCAACAGCTGGTATTACAATATATTTATTGGCTATATATAACATGGGATTGCAAGCAGTTTTTTTAGGACAAATACTTGGTAACTTACTTAGTATGTTATGGTCTTGGTATAATGCACGTGAGAATTATTATTTAATTTTCAGTTTAAAGCACCTGCATAAAATGTTATCTTTTTCATTTCCTTTGATCTTCTCAAGTATCGCAGTATTTGTAGCTTTATATGTTGATAGAATACTTATCAGAGAAATACTTGGACTTGAAAAGCTCGGCATCTATGGTGTAGCATACAGATTCGCATCAATTGTAGGTATCCTTTTAGTTGGTGTTAATAGTTCTTTGACACCGCTTATATACAAACATTATAATGAAGATTCTACTCCATTTAATATATCTAAAATATTTAATATTTTTTCTCTATGTGCATTATTGCTTATTTCATGTAGCTTACTTTTTTCAAAAGAGATAATTTTTTTATTTACTACTGAGAAGTATTATTCAGCTATGGTTCTTATCACACCTTTAATAATATCTTTATTTTTTAGTAATATGTATGTATTTACTCCTGGACTCAGCTTATTTAAAAAGACAAAATTAATAGCTTTTATATCTATCCTGAGTGCATTTATTAATGTTATACTCAACTATATATTTATTTATTTTCTAGATTTGTATGGTGCGACAATTGGTGGGATGATAGGCTCTATCATAATATTTATTATACATATGAAGTTTAGTCAAAAATATTATATGATACCTTTTGATTGGAACCGTATAATGTTTTGTTTTTTTCTTACATGTGTTGGGGGATATTCAATGCAAATTATATTTGATAAAATTACTATGCTTAATATACTTTTAAAAATAGGGTATCTTGTATTATTTGGCACAGCAATAAATTATTTATTATTAAAAACTTTGCCTTTTAAAAGAATTTATAACATAATGAAAGAGTGGATAAAGTGA
- a CDS encoding glycosyltransferase, with product MKILFITFFFPPYKTVASLRTGKTAKILFKMGYDIKIVSAKNNDIKEELAIQVPRDALYQTDWFDMDNFVLQLLGKGNKSVLRDTLHKGDKQTIKSFLLKLFFRIYTFFAYTPDKYIGWYKPAIQESESICKTWKPDIIYASGMPFTSLMVAASLSKKYSIPFVAELRDLWADNHYSKQYFFGKWLEGRTLQKASAIISVSQPLVERLYTKYKIPCYEIRNAFDEEDFIIEKEQCTQNHKIVILYTGMLYAGKQDPTILFQAIASDQYLKDNVECKFYGNALDWVNDVALRYGLANVVEVHSPIERSEVLKLQKNSDILLLLTWNDPKEKGVFTGKLFEYIGSAKPILAIGAMDDVATSVIKDNGFGLASNDISQIVNFIKNIKNDQCVEKINNAYQNNRMAFERNLQVSKLSQVFESILSK from the coding sequence GTGAAAATCTTATTTATTACATTTTTCTTTCCACCGTATAAAACAGTTGCTTCTCTTAGAACTGGTAAAACAGCTAAAATATTATTTAAAATGGGTTACGATATTAAAATAGTATCTGCCAAAAATAATGATATAAAAGAAGAATTAGCGATACAAGTTCCAAGAGATGCTTTGTACCAAACTGATTGGTTTGATATGGATAATTTTGTATTACAGCTTCTTGGAAAAGGCAATAAATCGGTTCTTAGGGATACTTTGCACAAAGGAGATAAACAAACTATTAAAAGTTTTCTTTTAAAGCTTTTTTTTCGCATATATACTTTTTTTGCTTATACTCCTGACAAATATATAGGATGGTATAAACCTGCTATCCAAGAATCTGAATCTATTTGTAAAACATGGAAACCTGATATTATTTATGCTTCTGGTATGCCATTTACATCATTGATGGTAGCTGCTTCATTGAGTAAAAAGTATTCTATTCCCTTTGTTGCAGAACTTCGTGATCTTTGGGCAGATAATCATTATTCGAAACAGTATTTTTTTGGAAAATGGTTAGAAGGGAGGACGCTTCAAAAAGCATCTGCTATTATTAGTGTTTCACAACCTTTAGTTGAACGATTGTATACCAAGTATAAAATCCCTTGCTATGAAATACGAAATGCATTTGATGAGGAAGATTTTATTATCGAAAAAGAACAATGCACTCAAAATCATAAAATAGTTATACTTTATACGGGGATGTTATATGCTGGAAAGCAAGATCCAACTATTCTATTTCAAGCAATTGCAAGTGATCAATATTTAAAAGACAATGTAGAGTGTAAATTTTATGGCAATGCTTTAGACTGGGTTAACGATGTTGCTTTACGCTATGGACTTGCTAATGTCGTCGAAGTACATAGCCCTATAGAAAGATCAGAAGTCTTGAAATTACAGAAAAATTCTGATATTTTATTACTCTTGACATGGAATGACCCAAAAGAAAAAGGTGTATTCACGGGGAAATTGTTTGAGTATATTGGTAGTGCAAAACCAATTTTAGCTATTGGTGCGATGGATGATGTTGCCACCTCTGTCATTAAAGATAATGGATTTGGATTGGCTTCAAATGATATATCACAAATTGTAAATTTTATAAAAAATATTAAAAATGACCAATGTGTAGAAAAAATAAATAATGCCTACCAAAACAATAGAATGGCATTTGAACGTAATCTTCAAGTTAGTAAGCTTTCCCAAGTATTTGAGTCTATTTTATCAAAATGA
- a CDS encoding aminotransferase class V-fold PLP-dependent enzyme, giving the protein MNNKIFLSPPHMCGNELKYIEKVFESNYIAPLGEYVNKFEESIKHYTGAPYALALSSGTAALHLALRILGIKDGDDVLASTFTFIGSINAILYERATPVFIDSDQESWNLSPRLLEEYLSTAVKKPKALILTHLYGQCADIKKISEICQQYEIYLIEDAAESLGATYDNKHTGSFGDFGIYSFNGNKIITTSGGGMLVSHKKEWIEKAKFYSTQAKEPFIHYEHLEYGYNYRMSNVLAAIGVAQMEVIEQRVNQKRTIFNWYKKYLGNVDEIQLMPELEGSRGNRWLTTVTFEKTNFNKIMEALASINVESRPLWKPMHMQPLFKDVKCLVDGTSARLFQSGLCLASGTFMIEENVKNICNIIKNNLDI; this is encoded by the coding sequence ATGAATAATAAAATTTTTCTCTCACCTCCACATATGTGTGGCAACGAATTAAAATATATTGAAAAAGTTTTTGAAAGTAATTACATAGCTCCACTTGGCGAATATGTAAATAAATTTGAAGAAAGTATCAAACATTATACGGGTGCACCATATGCTCTTGCATTATCTAGTGGTACCGCTGCGTTGCATCTTGCGCTAAGAATCTTAGGAATAAAAGATGGGGATGATGTCTTAGCATCGACTTTTACCTTTATTGGTTCGATTAATGCCATCCTTTATGAACGAGCAACCCCTGTTTTTATAGATAGTGATCAAGAAAGTTGGAATTTATCTCCTAGATTGTTAGAAGAGTATTTATCAACAGCTGTGAAAAAACCCAAAGCTTTAATTCTGACACATCTTTATGGGCAGTGTGCAGATATTAAAAAAATATCAGAAATTTGTCAACAATACGAAATTTATTTGATTGAAGATGCGGCAGAGTCTTTAGGTGCAACTTATGACAACAAACATACTGGTTCATTTGGAGATTTTGGGATTTATAGTTTTAATGGCAACAAAATTATTACAACCAGTGGTGGAGGAATGCTAGTAAGCCATAAAAAAGAGTGGATTGAAAAAGCAAAATTTTATAGTACGCAAGCAAAAGAACCTTTCATTCATTACGAGCACTTGGAATATGGATATAATTATCGTATGAGTAATGTGTTGGCAGCAATCGGTGTGGCACAGATGGAAGTAATAGAACAGAGGGTTAATCAAAAAAGAACAATCTTTAATTGGTATAAAAAATATCTTGGTAATGTTGATGAGATTCAGTTGATGCCTGAATTAGAAGGAAGTAGAGGGAATAGATGGCTTACCACAGTCACGTTTGAAAAAACAAATTTTAATAAAATCATGGAAGCTTTAGCATCTATCAATGTGGAATCTCGCCCTTTATGGAAGCCAATGCATATGCAACCACTTTTCAAAGATGTAAAATGCTTAGTTGATGGTACAAGTGCGAGACTATTTCAGTCTGGATTGTGTTTGGCGAGTGGAACGTTTATGATAGAAGAAAATGTAAAAAATATTTGTAATATTATTAAAAATAATTTGGATATATGA
- a CDS encoding glycosyltransferase yields the protein MIKKICIVVSSDMTVKSFLLKHIELLSRSYEIYIVMNSNVDIANLYGVNCKSYYIPIERKISFIKDITSIKKLYNFFKIEKFDLVLSVTPKAGLLAMIASFFVSVKHRVHFFTGQVWVTKIGVFRLILKNIDRGIFLLSTHVLIDSISQRIFLMKEKVVSSNKSSVLLYGSISGVDTKKFIQNNDIRKELRQKYHILEDDIVFIFMGRLNLDKGVLDLYNAFRKLILEHKNIKLFIVGQDEENLEKCIADLVQNNSVFRIDHVLNPEIILNVADILILPSYREGFGTIVIEAASMEIPCIGSDIYGLSDAIQDNVTGLLHKKGNVEDIRLKCEYLIQNRHKIKEFGVNAQQRVDKCFQDIQLSNELKKYIDGL from the coding sequence ATGATTAAAAAAATTTGTATCGTAGTTAGTAGTGACATGACAGTAAAATCTTTTTTGCTAAAACATATAGAACTATTATCTCGTTCATATGAGATTTATATTGTAATGAATAGTAATGTAGATATTGCAAATCTTTATGGTGTAAATTGTAAATCCTACTATATCCCAATTGAAAGAAAAATTAGTTTTATAAAGGATATTACAAGTATAAAAAAACTATATAATTTTTTTAAGATAGAAAAATTTGATTTAGTTCTATCTGTTACACCTAAAGCAGGTCTGTTGGCTATGATTGCGTCTTTTTTTGTGAGCGTAAAACATAGAGTACATTTCTTTACAGGGCAAGTGTGGGTAACAAAAATAGGAGTATTTCGGCTCATTTTGAAAAATATTGATCGAGGGATATTTTTATTAAGTACGCATGTGCTTATAGATAGTATATCGCAAAGAATTTTTTTAATGAAAGAAAAGGTAGTTTCATCTAATAAATCATCTGTTCTATTGTATGGTTCAATTTCAGGCGTGGATACCAAAAAGTTTATACAAAACAATGACATAAGAAAAGAATTAAGACAAAAGTATCATATTTTAGAGGATGATATTGTTTTTATATTTATGGGTAGGCTAAATTTAGACAAAGGTGTTTTGGATCTCTATAATGCTTTCAGAAAATTAATTCTTGAACATAAGAATATTAAGTTATTTATTGTTGGTCAAGATGAGGAAAATCTTGAAAAATGCATCGCAGATTTAGTTCAGAATAATAGTGTTTTTAGGATTGATCATGTATTAAATCCTGAAATTATTTTGAATGTTGCAGATATCTTAATATTGCCTAGTTATAGGGAAGGTTTTGGGACTATTGTGATTGAAGCTGCTTCTATGGAAATTCCTTGTATTGGCTCTGATATTTATGGATTGAGTGATGCTATTCAGGACAATGTAACAGGTCTACTGCACAAAAAAGGTAATGTTGAAGATATTCGATTAAAATGTGAATATTTGATTCAGAATAGACATAAAATTAAAGAATTTGGTGTAAATGCACAACAGAGGGTTGATAAGTGCTTTCAAGATATTCAATTATCAAATGAATTAAAAAAATATATTGATGGATTATAA